GCGGTCTACTACCTCTACTCGCTCGTGCGCAACGCGGTGCCGAGCCACGAGACGGGCGCGTTCCACCGGTCGGGCACCGTGCTGTCGATCGAGCGGTTCTTCCACATCAGCATCGAGCACTCGGCCAACCAGCTCGTCGCCGGCCACGCCTGGCTGGCCTACGTCTGCGACTACTACTACGCGACGCTGCACTTCGTCGTCACGATTGCGGTGCTGGTCTGGCTGTACGTGAAACATCCGCTGCGCTATCGCTCGATCCGCAGCGTGCTGATCGCGACGAACCTCACCGCGCTCGTCGGCTTCTGGTTCATCTCACTGGCCCCGCCGCGGATGCTTCCCGGATTCACCGACACCCTCGTGAAGTTCCACACCTGGGGCTCGATCGCGTCGGGAAGCATCGCGAAGGAGTCGAACCAGTTCGCCGCGATGCCCTCACTCCACGTGGGCTGGGCGTTGTGGTGCGCGATCGCGATCGTGACCCTGGCCAAGCGGCGTTG
This sequence is a window from Mycobacteriales bacterium. Protein-coding genes within it:
- a CDS encoding phosphatase PAP2 family protein, with amino-acid sequence MAEPSRRRPFALLPERVRAIRRPRWWQEIGFVLAVYYLYSLVRNAVPSHETGAFHRSGTVLSIERFFHISIEHSANQLVAGHAWLAYVCDYYYATLHFVVTIAVLVWLYVKHPLRYRSIRSVLIATNLTALVGFWFISLAPPRMLPGFTDTLVKFHTWGSIASGSIAKESNQFAAMPSLHVGWALWCAIAIVTLAKRRWVRVLGAIYPLCTVFVVLGTANHYVMDCIGGVVTLGIGIAIERLLSGRHAYARSPQFLTVATTEPDLVAA